A region from the Myxococcales bacterium genome encodes:
- a CDS encoding biotin carboxylase, with the protein MFSKVLIANRGEIATRIARTCKRLGIETVAIYSEAEKDSMHVQACDEAVCVGAAPVRESYLNSEAILQAARSKKAEAIHPGYGLLSENPAFAQAVHDAGLAFVGPSPEILRLFGDKVRARLVASDAGVRCSEASAVLDVAADLPRLADEIGYPLLAKAVAGGGGLGMERIGEPEALRSAIERCQRRAEAAFGDGRVYLEHYVDRPRHVEVQLIGDSSGKILALGERECSVQRRHQKLIEESPAPIFTYMHDGESVREQMIAAAVSIFEAVGYQNAGTCEFLVDADGRFYFLEVNARLQVEHPVTEMCWGIDLVELQLQISAGELLPIELEHKLPSGHAIEARICAENPAKDFAPSPGQIEQLRWPLLPVGSVRVDAGIGPESTVTPYYDSLLAKIVAHAPTRHQALLLLDRALGGTIIEPLVTNLSFLRSVLADHAFRAGQYDTDLSQRLTRSLS; encoded by the coding sequence ATGTTTAGCAAAGTCTTGATAGCAAACCGAGGTGAAATAGCCACCCGAATCGCAAGAACGTGCAAACGCCTCGGCATCGAAACAGTGGCGATCTACAGCGAAGCCGAGAAAGACAGCATGCACGTTCAGGCCTGCGACGAGGCTGTATGTGTGGGCGCCGCGCCCGTGCGCGAATCCTACTTGAACTCCGAGGCGATCCTTCAAGCGGCGCGAAGCAAGAAAGCCGAGGCGATCCATCCCGGGTACGGTCTGCTGAGCGAAAACCCCGCCTTTGCCCAGGCCGTACATGATGCCGGGCTGGCGTTTGTGGGGCCAAGTCCCGAAATACTCAGGTTATTTGGCGACAAGGTGCGCGCGCGTCTCGTGGCGTCGGACGCTGGTGTGAGATGCAGTGAGGCGAGCGCCGTCCTCGACGTAGCTGCAGATCTTCCGCGGCTGGCGGACGAGATCGGCTATCCGTTGTTGGCTAAGGCCGTGGCCGGAGGCGGTGGCCTGGGCATGGAACGCATCGGAGAGCCCGAAGCCCTGCGCTCTGCGATCGAGCGGTGTCAACGGCGCGCCGAAGCGGCTTTTGGCGATGGACGCGTCTATCTCGAGCACTATGTAGACCGGCCGCGGCATGTGGAGGTCCAGCTCATTGGGGACAGCTCGGGCAAAATCCTAGCGCTCGGGGAACGCGAGTGCAGCGTGCAGCGTCGGCATCAGAAATTGATCGAGGAGTCCCCGGCGCCAATCTTTACCTACATGCATGATGGAGAATCCGTGCGTGAGCAGATGATCGCAGCCGCAGTCAGCATTTTTGAAGCCGTCGGTTATCAGAACGCTGGCACATGTGAATTTTTGGTGGATGCCGATGGGCGTTTCTACTTTCTCGAAGTCAACGCCAGGCTGCAAGTAGAGCACCCCGTGACCGAGATGTGTTGGGGCATCGATTTGGTTGAGCTTCAGTTACAAATCTCAGCGGGGGAATTACTGCCCATTGAGCTCGAGCACAAGCTTCCTTCCGGCCATGCCATCGAGGCGCGCATCTGCGCTGAGAATCCCGCCAAGGATTTTGCCCCCAGCCCCGGGCAGATTGAACAACTTCGCTGGCCTTTGCTTCCCGTGGGTTCCGTGCGGGTGGATGCGGGGATTGGCCCGGAGAGTACGGTGACCCCATACTATGACTCCTTGCTGGCAAAAATCGTCGCGCACGCACCGACGCGGCACCAAGCGCTTTTGCTCTTGGATCGTGCCCTCGGCGGCACGATTATCGAGCCTTTGGTGACCAATCTGTCGTTCTTACGTTCCGTACTTGCCGATCACGCGTTTCGCGCCGGTCAATATGATACCGATCTGAGCCAGCGGCTCACCCGCTCCCTGTCATGA